The genome window cttcagcttttagtaatataatCATAGTtctatcatttctttttttaatttcgatAGATAATCATGAGTAAGGCTCTTAACAATTGTATTTATATCACTAAGGTCACTAGATGCAAACAATAAATTAAGCTAAATCCCCCTCTCACCCtcaaattaatttctatctCCACCACTTATAGTAGGTTTTTAAGATCAATTtcacaaagaagaaaaaagtaccATGTCAAACAAAAATTACACGAGGGTATTTATATACTTACTGGAGAAGTATCCAATCTCGAAGAAGGAAGGTCAAAAAGCTTCCCTTTCAAATCATTATCAACAACAATAGAGGAAGAACTCAAACTCAGTACTATCTGttcaaatagaaagaaaaaaacacttatCATATACCACAATCAAATAGGGAAAACACACGCATACTGTTAGTAAATTAACATACCTGATGTTCATGCAAGTACGCCAAAGCCCGGGCAGCATCTTGTACAACAACGAGTCTTTTTCCCCATGACAGTGACCCCTTTAACAAACAGTGACTTAGACTTTTATAGCATTTGCATTCTCCTACCGCAAATCTGACACCCTCTGAAAGGCAATATCCTATCAAGTTTACAAGGTTTTGGTGCTTCATTGCTGCAATAGTGTTTAATTCTTTCACCCAAGAGTGATCActctgaaaaataaaatatgggaTTGATTCAGATAGGTGTATACATGAAAGAGAATAGATGAAAAGTTATATATGATAAaataggaagaagaagatggtgcaagaaaataaaatagttacAAACCTTGGCTTTAAGAACATGTCCTTGAATCTGTTGGATAAGGACGTGTGTTCTTTTCCCACTTAGTTTGATGATGCCTTTGTAGAAGGCACCAAAGTCACCCTCTCCAATCTTGTAAGAGGGTTTGAAACCTTTTGTTGCTTTCTCCAGGTCTGAGACATTGAACTGAATTAGAAGATGACCAGGTGATTGCTCCATTGCATACAGAGAATACTTTGGTGAtcaaagaagataaagaatTGAGAAAGAGACACAGGCGAAAGAGCTATGTGAAAAGAGCGAGTGGTGTCTTGAGAGTTAAAAGTACTAAGCTAAAGCCGCACAACAACAAATTCTGTTCAAACTAAAACTTGCTCCCACAAAATCTGTCCACTGCTTGAAAACAGCGTACAAACAAAAACACGGGAACAGAAGCAAAAGCCCCCATAAATTGAGCTTGTCCAATGGCactccaattttatttttatttaaggaaaaaaaaaaaaaaaaaacattggcCTGTTGAATCAGTGGACagactaaaagaaaaataaaactttttaacaaaaacaagccatttaaaaaaaaaaaaaattgttttctttatgtGCACAAGAATCATATAttattgtttggattttttttacatgaatcTATAGCTAAATCTAAACAACTTTTGAATACTCACTAGAGTTTCAAAAGATgacaaattctctctctctctctctctctctctctctctctctctctctctctctcttctctctctctctctctctctctctctctctctctctctctctcttctatatatatatataacacacacacacacactagcctcatcacatgcaCTTCACGTGTACAAtgagactttttatttttatttttttttgtttacacgTTTCACTCATAAcagtttcattttattttttatttcaagaaaaatttgtattattacTTAACTAATAATGTAAGAGAGAAATGAGGAggtgggaaaaaaaacaatttagtgataataaaaaatggtacgtttatgaggaaaaaaaaagcagttttatttttttattttttttcaaaaagaagaagttgtattAATACTTGACAACTATCGTGCACCTTTGATGCGGTGGTCaattcacaagtataagtacttgtggaaTGTGGGAGGCAAGAGTTAGatttcaagtctctaggaggaagtttcacacacatatacaattATGTAACATTTGGTACGGGGTAgtgataacgccttaaaatatatacttgttatatatttatgcgAGCGTTATCTCCTTGTTACTAtacttaatttgtataattaagccatgatttgcattagtccctattatttatctttacataaatttttgaataagATATCATTCAttatgtgtaattttctactttcaggaaatcatgtgaaaaaaaCGAGTTTATAGgagtttgtgagagaatggaggccaaactagaattaaagaggagctaaaggaccatgcttaaggcttcgtttgggagttcataagggaatagaatggaatggaatgatcataagggaatgaaaaggaataagtaagggaaaggaatggaaaaaaatggaatagaatggaattaagcaaccttgattggatgttttaaaataaatgaatgaaaattgttgggaaatttagatcccggttgatagaattaacaagttttaaacccaagttattaattagatttattatgaataaaacttgttaaaacaaacaaacatcaatatcatgtcaaaatcatgtagcggaaaactaaataaacaagatatgatgacctagaaaaaccaatgaaacaaactagtttcatagtaaaaaacctgggggaaaaccttcccgaaaagcaattcactataataaagagaagtttcaaatctagtacaaaacttttatctctagactctacaatccccatagataaacttacagcagaaaccttctaccccTTCAAaacctttgaactcttcaatatatgaacaccaCCATTTTTgttgcacggatcccaatacgtgactaaccaaagATGCATGgcttccagtacgtgactaacgcaccaactagaagaagattgttggcatcaaagttcttcacttcatcaacaatgaagatcaagaagtatttggttacaaaatcctaaggcacaaagacgtagtagcttcttttagagagaataaggcatcagtcaccttttgcatatgttctccttgtattctcttatgtgacggcctctaaaacaagtcttatatatgtctagggttgtgagaaaagaaaccctacacaaatacaaaagcttgggccgaaaatcagatctgaaaatatGAATTCCTataacctcgatagatacctcaatcgatcgagaatctgtcgagcttcattcattaaatctcgatagatagctatctgtcgagcaggtgtcgagctatctgtccgcaAGTATCAAGCTATCTGTCTAGCTTTAATGAATAGcccttcttcacttgtttcttggttcaatctccatggctttaatactagacttgaacaaaatatttcttgaagtattaaacacatcctagatctaacCAATTACACgtaaagtgcattttatcaaagaattagccaattatacAAACTATGTCCTTAACAAAAATGAAtagaatgtaagtaatcttgtttgggagtaacatggaggaaataaaatagaatcattttatgacaatattactattaaacccctattttaaaataaaatgttgaatatataggggtattttaggagttttagtaaaaaattcattaaatctaattccattccctctcattcctcccaatttcggtgggaatgaaaatttgaggttttaagggaatagagaggaatgagtattCTCTCCTAcctattccattccctcccacttaaactcccaaacaagggaatgaatttttttattccctccattaaaattcctaaataagggaagtgaagaatattttaaaattattctcttcattcttttctatttcattccattccctcctcccaaacgaggcCTAAGGCTCTGTTTGAGAGTTtataagggaatgaaatgaaatgatcataagggaatggaatgtatttaaacaagggaaatgaatggaaaaggATGGAATGTAATTAAGTAatcttgattggatgttttgaaataaaagaatggaaatgaatggaatggaagtaatcttgtttgggagcaacatggagaGAATataatggaatcattttatgacaatattactttACAGGAGATGCCCCGGGGGCATTGGGCCTCGAACTCTAGCCCTGTAACACTGTGCGGGATAGGGACCCAGGcccttgggccttgggccctgtCCTTGGGATGTAACACTTGGCCCTCTCCCCATCAGGCTCGTGACCTTGACCCAGGCACCGCTTAAGACCTGATATGAGCCCAATAAACATAACGGGACCATGTCACTTAGAGCGTCGAAAGCGGATCACACCTAATCAATCTTAACTTGGTTGGGTGTGTGACTGCTCAGCAAAACAACGTCTCAGCTTCCCAGTGTTGCCTTAAGTGATATCGCTGCCGAGTAGGCTCTTGAAGGTGGGAATCAGTTCCAATGCCACTACCACCTCGCCCACCTAAACAGCCACTTAAACACAATGGAATTGCACCATCATTTCCACTTATAATCAGAGATAATCATGGCATTCCCACTAACCTCACACTATAAATAAGAAATAAGGATGAGAAGAGGGAGGGTTGGCAATTTTAGGAAGAACACTGAGGAAAAAGAGAAACACTCAGAAAGAGTAAAGGAATGATTCcgtgaggaagagagaaaagctTGAGGAGATAGGAGTGTACTTAGGTCGGCCAAGCATAGAACTACCTACAATAGAAAACCCAAAAGCCCACAAAACAAATAGATTATGAGCCCAAGTAGAAGTTAGGCCCAATAGCCGCATATTTTGGGTACGCACAATTGGTTCCATCTGTGGGAATCTCCTATGTAGCTGTGGTTTCGTCAAAATGCGCACAGGAAAATGTCTGAGGGTCAACCAGGAAGTTATGCTGAAAGTGGCTCTGGGAGGTCTTCACGGGGATCCACGTGGTGGGAAAGAAGGTAGAAAAGGCGTGAAGATAGGGGGCATGGGGAGGAAAGGAAGTTTGGCCTCGGAGAAGGGTCATTTCAAACGTACCGGACAATGTCCAGCGCTTCAGGGCATAACCGTTTTGACAAAAGGGATGAAAGGCTTGAATGGAAGGATGAGGAACTAGAGCACTTACGAAGGTTGGTCAGGGATTCAGAGTTGCAAGCGAGAGGTAGGCGTCAAAGAAGGGACCACGGGGAGTGAAGGGAAAGGTCGACTAGTGTCGGGGATCACAATGGAGCAGGGTCTCATCAATCTAGGTCTCATCAGCATCGGGATCGCTCACGGGAATATGCAGACCGGGACTCAATTTTCCTGGAGGAAAGGCGACCTCGGAATGCGGCCATGGATGCTATGAGCCGCGCATTACGCCGAGCTGCCCAATCACCATTCTCGAGGGACATTGAGAGGGCACCCATACCGAGCAGATTTACATGGCCGCCATTCAATTCTTACGATGGAACATGTGAGCCATTATATTCAAATGATGTCTTTGCACATTCATAATGATGCCCTGATGTGTAAAGTGTTTCCCTCGAGTCTCGGCTCCACTGCTTTGAGATGGTTTAATGGGTTAAGGAAAGGCTCGATTCACGGTTTTTCCGAATTGATTCAAGAGTTTGGTGTACGGTTCATGACTTGCAGCCAAGTTCCAAAGCTCATGGACGCATTGCTTTCAATGAAAATAGGGGCTGGGGAAACCCTCCGCAGCTACGCTAACCGATACTAGGAACTGTACAACGAGATTGGCGGAGATAATGAAAAGATCGTGGTGAGTACTTTTCGAATGGGATTACCTGAGGATTCCGGACTATGGGAATCGTTGACGAGGAGGCCTCCCGAGGATATAAGGCAGTTGATGAGGCGTATTGAGGAATATAGATGGTTGGAAGACGATCAGTTACAGAATAAGGGCAAAGCCCCGGTCATAAATCATCCTCGGCATATCAGCTTCCAATCTAGGCCCCGAAAAGATTTAAGGATTCAAGAGTTGGGGCCACAGATGGGAAAGGTAAATGTGGCCTTCAAAGAGCCGATACACAGGATTGTGGATCGAATCAAGAATGAACCATATTTTCGGTGATCGAACAAAATGGGAGGAGACCCATCAGGAGAAACCAAAACTTGTATTGTACTTACCATAGAGATAGGGGGCATACCACTGAGCAGTGTATGGTGTTAAAGGATCATCTAGAGCAGTTGGTGAAGGTGGGGTACTTGAAGGAATTTGTGACAGACCCTAGGAATCAAGAAGCCGGGCAGGGCGCACGGTTATGGGGGAATCCTCTTCCACCCCTATTGGGAGTGATAAAAGTCATCCATATAGCTCCAAGAGGTGCCCAGGAGTCTAAGAGAAGGGCGTACTGGTTGTAGCACCGGGGGGAAGTCGCAAGGGCGAGCAACCCTCCAAGAAGAAGTTGAAGTATACTCGAGAGCCCATTGCTTTTAACAACGATGATCTAGAAGGCACAATTCAACCACACGATGATGTTTTGGTAGTTACAACCCGGATAAATGGCTTTATAGTAAAGAGGGTATTGATAGATCAGGGGAGTGGTGCCGAGGTGATGTATCTTGACCTATATAGGGGACTTGGTTTGAAGAAGGAGGACTTATCTAAGTATGATACGCCCTTAATGGGGTTTGATGGCCGAATGGCGATCCCAGAAAGGCAGATTACGCTTCCTGTGAACATGGAGGGTAAGGAGATGATGGTAACATTCATAGTGGTTGCCTCGTTTTATCCGTACAAGGCAATTCTTGGAAGGCTGTGAATTCACGCAATGGGGGCAATACCATCCATCCTGCATGTGAAGGTCAAGTTTCGCACCGAGCAAGGTGTTACTGTGGTAAAAGGTAATCAGCAGGTAGCCTAGTAGTGCTTAATAACTGCGATTGACCGGGAAGCTAAGCCAAAGGAGTCAATTGAGGAGACTCCCTTGTAGCAATTACAGGAGCCCCAAGAAGAGGTAGGGGCAAGACGTGCTAAGGATTTAGTGAAAGTGAGGATATTACCGAATGATGATAGGAATTTTCTGATAGGATCAAGTGTAACCGAGGTGGACCCCTATGAGGTGCCCGAGGTGGACCTCGAGTTCATAGTTCACAAGCTTAATGTGGATCTGTTGTACCTTCCCAAAAAGTAGAAGTCGAGGAGATTAGCTAAGGAGCATGTTGAAGCCGTCAAGCAAAAGGTTAAGAAACTGAAGGAAGCCAGAGCTATAAAGGAGATATTTTTCCCAGGGTGGCTTGAAAATCCGtagtggtaaaaaagaagaatggtaaGTGGAGGGTCTATATTGACTTTACCGATTTGAACCGAGCCTATCCGAAggacccatttcctatgccaaagATCGATCAACTGGTAGATGCTACTTATGGGCAACCGAGGATGAGCTTTCTTGATGCTTTTCAGGATTATCATCAGATCACCATGGCTGCCGAGGACCAAGAGGAGACGACATTTATCTCACCTGATGCTAATTGTCATTATACTGTAATGCCATTTGGGTTGAAGAATACCGGTGCCACATATCAACAGATGATGACTAGAATGTTCAAAGATAAGATTGGGCGCACCATCGAGGTctacattgatgacatggtggtaaaaagcaagcAGAAAATACAGCATATTGGCGACCTCAAAGAAGTGTTCGAAGTAGTTCGATGGCACAAACTACGACTTAATACTGAGAAGTGTGCCTTCAAAGTGGGGGCTAACAAGTTCCTGGGGTATTTGATCACTAACCAAGGAATAGAGGTCAACCCCGACCAGATTGAAGCAATGAAACGTCTTAAACCGCCGAGCAATCCAAAGGAAGTTTAAGTACTGACCGACATGTTGGCTGCCCTTAATCGGTTCATTTCCAAGTTTGCCTACTGCCGCCAACCATTTTACCAGCTTTTaaagaagtggaagggattcTAATGGAGTGAAGAGTGTGAGAGAGCCTTTCAGGAGTTGAAAGAATATCTGGTGCGAGCACCAATGTTGATAGCCCCAGAGCTCGAG of Quercus lobata isolate SW786 chromosome 8, ValleyOak3.0 Primary Assembly, whole genome shotgun sequence contains these proteins:
- the LOC115957091 gene encoding uncharacterized protein LOC115957091, producing MSSASGHNRFDKRDERLEWKDEELEHLRRLVRDSELQARAPGGSRKGEQPSKKKLKYTREPIAFNNDDLEGTIQPHDDVLVVTTRINGFIVKRVLIDQGSGAEVMYLDLYRGLGLKKEDLSKYDTPLMGFDGRMAIPERQITLPVNMEGKEMMVTFIVVASFYPYKAILGRL